Proteins encoded together in one Pectinophora gossypiella chromosome 20, ilPecGoss1.1, whole genome shotgun sequence window:
- the LOC126376054 gene encoding serine protease 29-like: protein MLSLKTTLVLVFWVTLSCSRASRLPDPGNVGIVGGHSISIEKVPFMVSLRLRNGTFHWCGGSIIHAQFILTAAHCIMPNQTYTVVVGTDHLEKGGTLYNVSKIITHEEYSTKTYDFDICLMKLSTPISFGPKVAKIALPGENLHVKRNTILSVTGWGSTGVNSTVSNDLLQVSISLVSNKSCRRTYARYLRWISPRMLCAGGNGRDSCQGDSGGPLTMGEVLVGVTSFGRTCGIEPGVYSKVTTFLPWIQHHITQNL from the exons ATGCTATCCTTAAAAACAACATTGGTTTTGGTCTTTTGGGTAACTTTGTCCTGCAGTAGAG CCAGCCGACTTCCAGACCCTGGAAATGTAGGTATCGTGGGCGGTCACAGCATCTCCATAGAGAAAGTGCCCTTCATGGTATCACTAAGGTTACGGAATGGCACATTCCATTGGTGCGGGGGATCCATCATACACGCCCAGTTTATATTAACTGCTGCACATTGTATAATGCC GAACCAAACCTACACAGTGGTTGTCGGCACCGACCACCTTGAAAAAGGGGGAACCCTTTACAACGTCTCCAAAATAATCACCCACGAAGAATACTCCACCAAAACCTATGACTTTGATATCTGTCTCATGAAGCTCAGTACGCCTATATCGTTTGGACCGAAAGTAGCTAAGATTGCTTTGCCCGGTGAAAATCTTCATGTGAAAAGGAATACTATTCTCTCCGTCACTGGTTGGGGAAGCACCGGG GTGAACAGCACAGTTTCCAACGACCTCTTGCAAGTGTCCATATCGCTGGTGTCGAATAAATCCTGTCGGAGAACTTACGCCAGGTACCTTCGATGGATCAGCCCGAGGATGCTCTGCGCTGGGGGGAACGGCAGAGATTCTTGTCAG GGTGACAGTGGGGGCCCGTTAACAATGGGAGAAGTACTGGTGGGAGTGACGTCATTCGGCAGAACGTGTGGAATCGAGCCTGGAGTATACTCCAAGGTTACAACCTTCCTGCCTTGGATCCAACATCACATTACACAGAACCTCTGA